One part of the Solea solea chromosome 1, fSolSol10.1, whole genome shotgun sequence genome encodes these proteins:
- the ttc19 gene encoding tetratricopeptide repeat protein 19, mitochondrial isoform X2, giving the protein MAASCVCGSVLNRFRCSAAGLIRISAARSQIKNVIEDTHVTQRQKHSTCWSEVSEHVSRAGGGGGAGGRGGGVLWAALAFSLFSSSDEDHRDEAQRKEDEIILLLKKAKLSVHRGLFDAAAAFLHQAVALAHQTNNNQAIIYSYSLMANLAYVQGQLDNAEKLFKATMNVMLSGGTSQDDNAVIEMSLKLATIYAKQNKAELAEHGFRFCTESLEEKLQKHTEEDESLRKETRLLLGLCLDSRARYRASKLHLKEARDDYETALKICSQEQGEIHPQGRHDDALALVQQAVDLSRSSGHPDQHIVLGNMAGILLHKGRLDDAFQFYHEALSLAQRVGDQDAVDNIQDGLKEVKKRREQETRETKED; this is encoded by the exons ATGGCGGCCTCCTGTGTGTGCGGTTCCGTCCTGAACAGGTTCAGGTGTTCAGCCGCGGGACTGATCCGGATCTCGGCTGCACGCAG tcaAATAAAAAACGTCATTGAAGACACGCACGTGACTCAAAGACAGAAACACTCCACCTGCTGGTCAGAGGTGAGCGAACATGTGtccagagcaggaggaggaggaggagcaggaggaagaggaggaggggtgcTGTGGGCAGCACTGG CCTTCTCTCTGTTCAGTAGTTCTGATGAAGACCATCGCGATGAAGCTCAGAGGAAAGAAGATGAGATTATTCTGCTCTTGAAGAAGGCAAAG CTCAGTGTTCATCGTGGACTCTTCGACGCCGCCGCAGCTTTCCTTCATCAGGCCGTTGCTCTGGCTCATCAGACTAACAACAACCAGGCCATCATCTACTCTTACAGCCTG ATGGCGAACCTGGCCTATGTGCAAGGTCAGCTGGACAAC GCAGAGAAACTTTTCAAAGCAACGATGAACGTCATGTTATCAGGAGGAacttcacag GACGACAACGCTGTGATCGAGATGTCATTGAAACTCGCCACAATCTACGCCAAACAGAACAA GGCGGAGCTTGCTGAACATGGCTTCAGGTTCTGTACGGAGTCTCTGGAGGAGAAACTTCAGAAACACACGG AGGAGGATGAGTCTCTGAGGAAGGAGACCCGCCTCCTCCTCGGTCTGTGTTTAGACTCACGAGCTCGATACCGAGCATCCAAGCTTCACCTGAAGGAGGCGAGAGACGACTATGAGACGGCTCTGAAGATCTGCAGCCAGGAGCAGGGAGAGATACACCCACAG GGTCGCCATGACGATGCCCTGGCACTTGTCCAACAGGCGGTGGATCTGAGCCGCTCCTCTGGACACCCGGACCAGCACATCGTGCTAGGAAACATGGCAGGAATCCTGCTGCACAAAG GACGGCTGGACGACGCTTTCCAGTTCTACCACGAGGCGCTGAGTCTGGCCCAGCGGGTCGGAGACCAGGACGCTGTGGACAACATCCAGGATGGAttgaaggaggtgaagaagaggagggagcagGAGACAAGGGAGACAAAGGAGgactaa
- the ttc19 gene encoding tetratricopeptide repeat protein 19, mitochondrial isoform X1, whose protein sequence is MAASCVCGSVLNRFRCSAAGLIRISAARSQIKNVIEDTHVTQRQKHSTCWSEVSEHVSRAGGGGGAGGRGGGVLWAALAFSLFSSSDEDHRDEAQRKEDEIILLLKKAKLSVHRGLFDAAAAFLHQAVALAHQTNNNQAIIYSYSLMANLAYVQGQLDNAEKLFKATMNVMLSGGTSQDDNAVIEMSLKLATIYAKQNKAELAEHGFRFCTESLEEKLQKHTEEDESLRKETRLLLGLCLDSRARYRASKLHLKEARDDYETALKICSQEQGEIHPQTLVLMSDLATILDLQGRHDDALALVQQAVDLSRSSGHPDQHIVLGNMAGILLHKGRLDDAFQFYHEALSLAQRVGDQDAVDNIQDGLKEVKKRREQETRETKED, encoded by the exons ATGGCGGCCTCCTGTGTGTGCGGTTCCGTCCTGAACAGGTTCAGGTGTTCAGCCGCGGGACTGATCCGGATCTCGGCTGCACGCAG tcaAATAAAAAACGTCATTGAAGACACGCACGTGACTCAAAGACAGAAACACTCCACCTGCTGGTCAGAGGTGAGCGAACATGTGtccagagcaggaggaggaggaggagcaggaggaagaggaggaggggtgcTGTGGGCAGCACTGG CCTTCTCTCTGTTCAGTAGTTCTGATGAAGACCATCGCGATGAAGCTCAGAGGAAAGAAGATGAGATTATTCTGCTCTTGAAGAAGGCAAAG CTCAGTGTTCATCGTGGACTCTTCGACGCCGCCGCAGCTTTCCTTCATCAGGCCGTTGCTCTGGCTCATCAGACTAACAACAACCAGGCCATCATCTACTCTTACAGCCTG ATGGCGAACCTGGCCTATGTGCAAGGTCAGCTGGACAAC GCAGAGAAACTTTTCAAAGCAACGATGAACGTCATGTTATCAGGAGGAacttcacag GACGACAACGCTGTGATCGAGATGTCATTGAAACTCGCCACAATCTACGCCAAACAGAACAA GGCGGAGCTTGCTGAACATGGCTTCAGGTTCTGTACGGAGTCTCTGGAGGAGAAACTTCAGAAACACACGG AGGAGGATGAGTCTCTGAGGAAGGAGACCCGCCTCCTCCTCGGTCTGTGTTTAGACTCACGAGCTCGATACCGAGCATCCAAGCTTCACCTGAAGGAGGCGAGAGACGACTATGAGACGGCTCTGAAGATCTGCAGCCAGGAGCAGGGAGAGATACACCCACAG ACGCTGGTGTTGATGAGCGATCTGGCAACCATCTTGGATTTGCAGGGTCGCCATGACGATGCCCTGGCACTTGTCCAACAGGCGGTGGATCTGAGCCGCTCCTCTGGACACCCGGACCAGCACATCGTGCTAGGAAACATGGCAGGAATCCTGCTGCACAAAG GACGGCTGGACGACGCTTTCCAGTTCTACCACGAGGCGCTGAGTCTGGCCCAGCGGGTCGGAGACCAGGACGCTGTGGACAACATCCAGGATGGAttgaaggaggtgaagaagaggagggagcagGAGACAAGGGAGACAAAGGAGgactaa
- the LOC131448424 gene encoding zinc finger protein 664-like, translating into MKRDDVPDEATELCNVQIKMEPDEDVEIQSFPVLKKLCIRLTDCRAWLEGRDFLSLDDHHQLCSYRPRQNFLTNAGRKMLYCSQCTKGFYKESHLEAHQRIHNGLKPNECWQCGKIYPTLMSLVTHQQIHDRDEPYQCSYCDKSFALKRDWKTHHRMHSGTKPFKCWFCGDGFNEQEELNDHLELHKGEKCYHCQVCDKMFVSYQGFSFHCKSHKSKKPLPCSKCLKTFSNPQSLKLHQVTHSNRKPYKCSTCGKGFKLQGGLHSHQRTHENLKAYHCTECGKCFSSLQGLKLHDRTHTGLKPYKCTECGKNFTQAPHLKAHMVTHTGERPFLCTTCGKRFTQSSHLKSHITLFHVGEKPFTCDDCGKSFTIAHYLKMHRLSHTKEKLYQCSYCEKSFSYHNSWRAHERIHTGERPFSCQDCGQSFITSGSLLSHQRSKHTREKNHYCFTCGEFFFTSSLLRTHQLDHTGERPHICSCGKTFKTKGVLRHHLRRFTKHRPA; encoded by the exons ATGAAGCGCGACGATGTTCCG GACGAAGCCACAGAACTCTGCAATGTCCAGATCAAGATGGAGCCAGACGAGGATGTGGAGATCCAGTCATTTCCTGTCCTCAAGAAGCTGTGTATCAGACTGACAGACTGCAGGGCGTGGCTGGAGGGGCGGGACTTCCTGTCTCTGG ATGACCACCATCAGCTCTGTAGCTACAGACCGAGGCAAAACTTCTTGACCAACGCTGGCAGGAAGATGCTCTACTGCTCCCAGTGTACCAAAGGTTTTTATAAGGAGTCTCACCTGGAGGCGCATCAGCGTATTCACAACGGACTCAAACCCAACGAGTGCTGGCAGTGTGGGAAGATCTACCCGACCCTGATGAGCCTCGTCACCCACCAACAGATCCATGACCGCGATGAGCCCTACCAGTGCTCATACTGCGACAAGTCCTTCGCGCTAAAGAGGGACTGGAAGACCCACCACAGGATGCACTCCGGGACCAAACCATTCAAGTGCTGGTTCTGCGGCGACGGATTTAACGAGCAGGAAGAGCTCAATGATCACCTGGAGCTGCACAAAGGGGAGAAGTGCTACCACTGCCAAGTCTGCGACAAGATGTTCGTCTCCTACCAGGGTTTCAGTTTCCATTGCAAATCGCACAAGAGCAAAAAGCCGCTGCCCTGCTCCAAGTGCCTGAAGACCTTCAGCAACCCTCAGAGTCTGAAGCTCCACCAGGTGACACACTCCAACAGGAAGCCATATAAGTGCTCCACCTGTGGCAAAGGCTTTAAACTGCAGGGTGGCCTGCACTCCCACCAGAGAACCCATGAGAACCTGAAGGCCTACCACTGCACAGAGTGTGGAAAGTGTTTCTCCAGCCTGCAGGGTTTAAAACTGCATGACCGCACCCACACCGGACTGAAGCCTTACAAGTGCACTGAATGTGGAAAGAATTTCACCCAAGCCCCCCACCTCAAAGCTCACATGGTCACCCACACTGGAGAGCGGCCATTCCTCTGCACCACCTGTGGCAAGAGGTTCACGCAGTCATCGCACCTGAAATCCCATATCACTCTCTTCCACGTGGGCGAGAAGCCGTTCACCTGCGACGACTGCGGCAAGAGCTTCACCATCGCCCACTACCTGAAGATGCACCGGCTGAGCCACACCAAAGAGAAGCTGTACCAGTGCTCGTACTGCGAGAAGTCCTTCTCCTACCACAACTCGTGGAGAGCCCACGAGAGGATCCACACTGGTGAAAGGCCTTTCAGCTGCCAGGACTGTGGCCAGAGCTTCATCACATCAGGTTCACTGCTGAGCCACCAGAGATCCAAACACACCAGGGAGAAGAACCACTACTGCTTCACCTGCGGCGAGTTCTTCTTCACCAGCTCGCTGCTGCGCACCCACCAGCTCGACCACACGGGCGAGCGGCCGCACATCTGCAGCTGCGGCAAGACTTTCAAAACCAAAGGGGTTCTGCGTCACCACCTGAGGAGATTCACCAAGCACCGTCCAGCTTAG